A stretch of Natator depressus isolate rNatDep1 chromosome 2, rNatDep2.hap1, whole genome shotgun sequence DNA encodes these proteins:
- the LOC141981949 gene encoding LOW QUALITY PROTEIN: cytolytic toxin-alpha-like (The sequence of the model RefSeq protein was modified relative to this genomic sequence to represent the inferred CDS: substituted 1 base at 1 genomic stop codon), with protein MEIPVEGIILWGVEALKKDVKTMPQHKTEFQIVASDSIESKASALSLSGSLKASLLGGMVEVGGSAAFLNDTKKSKYHARVTLHYSVTNRFEQLTMSHLGTENISYPAVFDQGMATHVVTAVQFGAQVFFVFDLEVSSSESVQEIEENMKLMVEKIPKFSGGGEVSAEKKNKEVEKAENFSCKFYGDFALENNPVTYQDAMEVYSTLPKRLGVTGENAVPVRVWLYPLSKLDSRATQLVGEISSALVYDAQSALEHLTECDVRCNDMVKDRTATVFPEIQRKIQQFRELCKQPRQTFQKELARTLPIVRGGGAEEGALVEILTNKEQSPFGTQRLNEFLDKRQEEMDFVNSYLAELEEVKVIFSWSELQCIVLSSSHDFVVSLTLTSLHNEESYLSELNLWLKKQFMKKTHNPAIASSACETPKSKQWFEDKEIRRKTRQAVKSFSDFFHINKCNGKTQFIVASVSDRDNPGASIYLYEDRELVSTNFQPPPKPLPLVTDRIRYDSVQLTFNPSASGTSVTSSYCVEYRMVGQENXTAVTVNNKKETFTVTGLHPNTEYQF; from the exons ATGGAGATTCCAGTGGAAG GTATCATTTTATGGGGCGTTGAGGCtcttaagaaagatgtgaagacAATGCCACAGCACAAGACTGAATTCCAGATCGTTGCATCTGATTCCATTGAATCTAAGGCCTCTGCCCTCAGTCTGTCTGGATCCCTGAAGGCCAGTCTCCTGGGGGGGATGGTGGAAGTAGGTGGATCTGCAGCATTTTTAAATGATACAAAGAAATCAAAATATCATGCTCGAGTTACTCTCCACTACTCAGTGACAAACAGGTTTGAGCAGCTGACTATGAGCCATTTGGGGACCGAGAACATCTCTTATCCTGCTGTGTTTGACCAAGGCATGGCCACCCATGTGGTCACAGCTGTGCAGTTCGGGGCTCAGGTTTTCTTTGTGTTTGATCTGGAAGTTTCTTCATCAGAGAGTGTGCAAGAGATAGAGGAAAACATGAAACTGATGGTAGAAAAAATCCCAAAGTtttcaggaggaggagaggtgtctgcagaaaagaagaacaaGGAAGTAGAAAAAGCTGAAAATTTTAGTTGCAAATTTTATGGTGATTTTGCTCTGGAGAACAATCCGGTTACTTACCAAGATGCCATGGAAGTTTACTCCACTCTCCCTAAGCGGCTTGGAGTCACTGGTGAAAACGCTGTGCCGGTGAGAGTCTGGCTGTACCCACTGAGCAAGCTGGATTCCAGAGCTACTCAGCTAGTGGGTGAGATCAGCTCGGCGCTGGTTTATGATGCTCAAAGTGCCCTGGAGCACCTGACTGAGTGCGACGTCCGGTGCAACGACATGGTGAAGGACAGAACGGCTACAGTCTTCCCCGAGATCCAAAGGAAAATCCAGCAATTCAGAGAGCTGTGTAAACAGCCCAGACAGACCTTCCAAAAAGAGCTAGCAAGAACCTTGCCCATTGTCcgtggaggtggagcagaggaggGGGCCCTGGTGGAGATTTTAACCAACAAGGAGCAATCGCCATTTGGTACCCAGCGACTCAATGAATTTCTGGATAAGAGACAGGAAGAAATGGATTTTGTCAATTCCTACCTGGCTGAATTAGAGGAGGTGAAAGTCATATTCTCCTGGAGTGAGCTACAATGCATAGTTCTCAGCTCCAGCCATGACTTTGTTGTGTCTCTGACACTCACTTCATTGCACAATGAGGAATCCTATTTATCAGAACTGAACCTATGGCTGAAGAAACAATTTATGAAGAAAACTCATAATCCAGCCATAGCCAGTTCTGCCTGTGAGACACCAAAATCCAAACAGTGGTTTGAAGATAAAGAGATAAGAAGAAAAACACGGCAAGCTGTAAAGTCCTTCTCTGACTTTTTTCATATCAATAAATGTAATGGGAAGACCCAGTTCATTGTGGCCTCTGTTTCAGACAGGGACAATCCAGGAGCTTCCATTTATCTGTATGAGGATAGAGAGCTGGTCAGCACCAATTTTCAGCCTCCACCAAAGCCTCTTCCTCTTGTGACAGACAGAATCAGATATGACTCTGTACAGCTCACGTTTAACCCATCAGCCTCTGGAACATCTGTGACCTCCAGCTACTGTGTCGAGTACAGAATGGTAGGGCAGGAGAACTGAACAGCTGTGACTGTAAATAACAAAAAAGAGACATTCACAGTAACAGGGCTACATCCAAACACTGAGTACCAGTTCTGA